The DNA window CCcagttctaaaaaaaaaagtttggacactgAGTAAAACTTCAATAAAATCTGAATACAATTATTTGCAATTCATTTTTAACACATATTCAATATACTACAGTATAAAGACATATTCACTGTTCAAACTAATAAATGAAGtgtatatttttgaaaacatacaCTCaatctgaatttgatgccttcaacacattacaaaaaaagTTGTGTCAAGGGCATGAtaaccactgtgttacatcaccttttctttaacAGCACTCAGTAAGCATTTGGGAACTGAAGACACTAATTGTCAAAGTTTTGAAGGTGAAATTTCTTTCTCATGATTCAGGCCCAAAGAATCCTCAAGATTTAAAGACTGTGTGGAGAAACGGGCTCAAAATTCCATCTGAGCACTGTGAGAGATTAATTTCTTCATAAAGGAAGTGTTTTGAAGTCAGCATTGCCAACAAAGGCCTCTCCAAGTATTGCATAAATTTCAGTTAACGTGTTCAGTACTTTTTTCCTTTGTCAGTCCTctttattgcacataattttTATGGATTGAAATGTTACAATTTCTGCAGAAGTCTAGTGTTATTGAGGTAAAACCATGTCCTGATGTTGAAATTGGAATTGTATTTTCTGGTAGGTATATTGACAGTTGGTGTCATATTACATCATTAAACAAGTCTGTTTCTTAAAGTCCCAGCCTGCATTCACACGCATTGGAATCTTGACTGATTTCTCTGGAgaaattggtaaaaaaaaaaaaaaaaaaaaaacagttgttggAACTCCTGCTTATAATTCTTTATTTTAATACCAGCTGTATgaatctgaattttttttttaggagaaGGAGGGCAGAGATCTGAATTTTCATGGTCTGGTGGTCACACCTCTGATCCCTGCAGGTTCCAAACAACGTGGCGCCACTGAACTGCAGTGACACTcacaaagtcaaacatttgaattgcctcctcctcctctgtatgtTTCTCTAACATGTTGTTCGTTGGCCTTCAGACACTTGTTAGCTTCTGGTCAGtgatttcttattttttgtgtgtgtgtgtgagttttgtACTCTAAAGGTGAGCTGCTGGTTACACTCCCCATAAATCTACAGTCTCACGCCTAACAGCAATTTCATATATGCATTCCTCTGTGTTTTATGTGGTGAGTGGGATGGTATGTGTGTTTAAGAGGCTGTTTATTGTGTAAGAGTAAAGGTGGAAGGGTTTGGCTTCTTTGTACTCCCCAACTGCTGCACTGGAAATAATAACTACTTGAaaaattcagatttatttaccTGTAATCTGCAGGTGGGGGGCCTAAGCATGATGTATAGATCATCTTATTTACTTATATTTTTATTAAGTTTGCCTGGTTGGGGAGAGGGAACCTAGTGCTTTTTCACATCATGCTACTAGTTTTTATGTGGAAGGCTTCAACAAGTCCCCCTGTAAGCAGGGGACTCAACTTGATGTGACTGAATGTTTGACTCTGCTCTCTTTGCCTGATATGTCTTTTCATAAGAAAATAATACAACAGAACTAATATGTTTAtaaagttttaatttatttggtcAGTTTGAAAACTCATTGGAGTTTTGTGCCTGTGAAAGtggtttttaatgtatttagtgactgtgtgtatgtgtgcgtgcatgtgtgtgtgactgcaatTAATATTCAGATCTACAGTCTAGTTTTCAGTACCATGTCAAAGTATTTTCTACTTGTCTTAACATGACAGCTGTAATTGTATAAGTATATTCATGTCAGTGGTGAAATTGCGATGATGTGATATTTGTTGGTAAAAgaaatttttaaataaagagGTGAAAGCCTCACATTATAATCACCATGTGCTTTATTTGAACAACTGCATGCTCAAGCCCCGGCACTCACCACACTATTTCTCTAGTATTCATGGTTCTTGGtacaaaaaagacacagcatATTTCATAAAGGCACATACAACAGGAGTTGAGCACTGTATTGTGAAAGTCAAAGAAATATGTTACAAAGCTCTGTGAGCTTTCACAGAGCAATATTTGAATCATTAAAGAGTCACTAATGTCCTGCAGAAACCCTGTATCTTTATAGCACGTgattaaaaaagtcaatttTTCTATGTGCAGTTTTCAAGTTGTTACCAGTGCGCTGAGTTGGTCTATAGAGaattaaagtttcaacatgagATAtccaggaaagaaaaaaatctgaatggATTTCTACAGGACAGATGCAATGCATACAGTCATTCTTCACACCGTCTGCACTGCCGTGTTAGGGTGTTAGAGCAACATCCTAATATGAGCAACAACAACTCTGTAAACAAGAAATACTAAATAAAGAGTTTCAGTAATTATGtatctttgttttttacatCATGGTACTACACACTGGaagaaatgtttaaatgtttaatcaCAGTTTGGTCAATTTTGTGttaagtaagattttgaaaACAGGGCTTTCCCTCAAATTCCAGTTTACACTTCATGGTGCAAATCTGATCTTTACATCAATGACTGACAGGGActcatgttgagagctgtgtaCAATAATATTGATATTTCGAGGTCATCAAAATTGATCCCACAGTATAAAACATTTCTATATTTTGCTATGTTCTTTAACTATCAAGATTTTGTAGAGCAGCGGACTATGTCATTCAGAATATAATCAAGTAACTATTTACTCTGGAGTTCAAAtcggtttatttatttatttatttatttgcattgtAAAGTCTTCCTCCATTGTTGGGTGACCTTCCTTTAAagcaggggtgtccaaacttttttaaatgggggccagattagataatgtgaaaatacctggatCATAGGTCATCATATGGGttataagtaaaaataaaaaaataaaacaataccaTACAAATCAGACAAATGCAATTATTTCATCTTTCAGTGGAGAAGAATTTAACTTCCCGCCACTTACTGGTGACTTCACACTTCTTTGCTACAAGGCTGCGTAGTGGCAAAAAATATGGCAAAAAAATTATATCATAACACATAGGTTGAAATTTAATATACTGGGATTTATTTCGATACTGTAAGCAAAGTGGTGTATTGCGatattttctaaatctaatTTTAAGGAAATCTGTCACAACGAACGCCCCATCATATGCATAAAAACTGAGCGGAGAAAGTTTACTTTTTTAATGCAATCAGAAGAGTAGGATCTGTTTTTACTATCACCTCTGTAACACACTAGCAGTGTGTTTTGACATTGGAGTGGGAGAGTCATGTGACTGAAGACAGATTACAGCACTGCTATCTAGCTGTTCGGCGATTAAAAAGAACACACATAAACTATTCATTAACATTGATACTACAAAACAATGTGTCACAAAACATAAAATTGCAATACTCAAATGTATCCATATTTTCTTACACCTCTActttgctgtggccatgtctgctacccagcaggaaatgtctgctgttaggTAACCATTTGTTTGCATGTTCACCATGTGTTCATGAAACGCTCTACTTGCGTATTTCCTACTTGATGAaagtctacaaactgtatgatagttCTGCCATCTTGAGGTTAGTGGAAAAAATGCTAAGTGATGTTGCTTGATTAACCAATAATGTGTGGGACCACAGTATATTTTGAACAACAGGCCCGCAGGCCAAGATTGGCCCCCAGTCCAAACTTTGGACATGCCAGCTTTAAGGGGATAGTTTGAGATGTGGGTAAATTAAGTTATCTGCTTTCATGCTAAGGGTTAGATGAGACATGTGACACCAcactcatgtctgtgtgtttaatatgaagctacagctggCAGCAAGTTAGCACAGGTTAGCACATAGACTGGAAACGGGGAAACAGCCAAGACGGCCAAgttagctgtttccccttgtgTCCAGTCATCattctaagctaagctaactatcTGCTGTCAGTAACCTCACATTTattgtacagacatgagagtgatgTCAATCCATTTAACTTTTGTCAAGAGGGCAGTTCTGGGCGTTTTCCAAAATATTACTGCTTCAAGTGCATAGTAAGGCATCttgtgtatatttttaaaacaactCGGCGGTGTTATCATGCCAATAACCCATGGTATTACTAAGACTTCGAGGCACGGCTTTATTTGTGTATTGACAATAGTATTAATAACTGTATTATTACAAGAAAGCCTGAAGTTAAGACCTCAGTGCCGTCTAAAAAAGCACTTTAAAGAGATACAGTACATTTTGTGTGGATAATCCAGTGGtgatatataatttattttcataacatgaaggtaaaagaagtttaaagAGTTTGATTGAAAAGTAATATAATAGAGGATATCTTCTGTCTGAATTAGGTTTCATCTTATTGTTAATACTGGGGTTAAGAAGAGGCCAGGATTTGGGTTACTGGAGtcagcagtgatactcaactatCACCTGTGTCGATGGCTGACTATCCAAATAACTACAGTATCTTAAACATGAGGAGTCTTTTTCCAGGATCAGCATCACAGGTTTGAGTCCTAGGTCGGCACTGTGTTGGTGGCAGCATTTCCTCCGTCTCCCTTCCAGTCCATATAGGAGAGGTAGGCGCTTCCACCGTACGCCACGGCTGCCACAGCACCAAAGAACTaaagtgacagacagagagacagggagggagacaAACAGAGACGTTGAGAGGAAGTGAAAAGGGGAGAAGAGACACAATTATACCTGTTTAATGACCTAAGGAAGCAGAGCGGAAATATCTCAAATATTCAAAAGCCAGtataaagcaaaaataatttaCATCTTTATGTATTCACATGTAAAGACCGTTTCAAATTTGACaagataaacattttaaatggttcCCTTTGTACTTTCTGTTGAAATGTTTTGCAGTATATGTAAATGATATCAGCtcacaggaagtaaacatgggCCCAAGCTATACCAAATCACTGCGACGTCACGCTAACAACTACAGTCACTCTCCGCTAGTCAACTAGCAATTGATATGAATTGCGGAGATAACTGTAATAAGCAGCCTTGGTACtttatgttgtcattttcagccgtaACTGTAAAAGACATGTTAATGATGTACAGTTAAACACTGTGGTCCAACCTAACTGATGTTTCtactgtgcttattttatatattgtgttgctttgctagcgTCTTTGATTAACCAAATTTATTGGTACAGTAGcaaaacaatgtactgctgtggacaggggctgcagccaaaatgtattttagccacctaaaaacaattatcagtttaagtgtacgctgtgtttggaatattttcaccagtttaccttacacactaacTGACAGAGGCGAAGTACCTttgaaattattgtttttgtcaatggagccTGGTGGCTTCGAGATAACTGTAGTCCCCCaacagaaagggctgtctgacagcaagcttaagtggtgaaaatactctaaatatagcatacacttaaactgatactgatgttttttagTTTGACCTTTTTTCAGatggctaaaaactaaccaaTTGAAGCAGCATTTGCTCAGCACCCTTTCATGTTCTGTACGTGACACAGAGGGTATCTCTCCAAAAGgtacaataaacaaacattgtgattgGGTCTATAAAGATTCCAGATGCCTGTGATTCAAAAGATTAACAATGTCCTAATTAGCCATTATCCCAATCTCGACTGTGTGCCTCAGAGACAGTAAAACGCAACTGATAAGAGTTTTTGATAGGACAGGGGCCagggctgcatgtgtgtgtctgtgtgggtgtgaaatCATTATGTGCTAAATGCTACTGAAGCTGTCAACCAGTATGGACTTTAGCTTGCGGAAGAGACCATAAAACTGCAGCCTCCATTTCCTGACGCCAGGGATCTTTTGTGTTACAtttttgtctcacacacactttttttccttgACTGAACATTGGCTCTGCAGAGGGGAGGACCGAGTGGCAGCTGTGGTACAAAAGTAACTTGACTGAAACTCTGTCAGTCATATGACATGCCTCACAGCCATGTGAGCCTTAAGAGAGCCTCACCCTTCATCTTATTCTGCCTCTCTCAAGTCACAGGAGTTTCAGGAGTTTGTACCTGCCACAGCCTGATAAGTACACATGCAATCAGAaacacacctgcccaaacagtGGTGGCAGTGAGAGGGAAGCAGGGAGGGAATAAGTGCAAAATGTTCTCAGTGTTCCAATGCTGATGACTGAAGGAACAGAAGACTGATCAGGCCTAGATTTTTGTCTGTTGACCAAACTATTATTTCTTCTCACAGGGATTTGCCTTTGCAGACACATTATCAGAGGTTGACCTCAAAGTGTTTCTCGCATATTCAAGCAGTTCTTTGTATTTGAGCCAGTGTTAGTGGTGTCAGGCATCTTACAGCGGCAGCTGCCATACGTCCGTAGTAATAGGTGAAGTAGAAGGCGTGCACAGATGCTGCGTTGGCCGTGAAGGCGAATAGATAGAGGCCGGCGGCTGTCGCGTGATACGTCATCACCTAGCAAGAGAGGACAAATATAAGCCACATTTCCTCAGAGCTTCTCCGTTCTGTCCTGATGTGCCCTTTCATGAAATTGTTATACTACCTTTTCTTTTGCGTCTTTCCCACCTACTCTCTCCCCTTGCTAGCTTTTCTACATCTCGCCTTCTCTTCCACTGCTCTAGCCTGCTCATTTCATTACTTTACTATCCTTTCTTGTCAGCCTTTTGTCATTTGACCAAACCTCACGATTCTTGATCCCTGTCAGTAACACTTCAGTCTAATTGCCTGCCTTATTGTTGTACATGAACCATTTATGGATATAGAGAGATTACGTCCCATCAAAATGTGCCTTATTGACCAGTTCACATCTGAATATAACTAATATCAACTGCGCTGGGATACTCAGTGGTGTTAAAATTAGTGTGTTTAAATTAAGTTTCAAGTAGGATGGATTTTTTTATAGTATTTAACTCCTCACAGATAATAGCCAAGAATGTCTTTTTTCAAACTTTAATTGTTGCTTATTTAGTcattatgttaaatgttataAAGAGTGCTTTAAGTCCAGAAGCTGCTTAATGAAAGCACATTAAATCTAGTTTCTGCATACCCTGTGATAAATAGGGGTATCTCTTTCCCTCATTATAAAGGAGCAAGCTTTAAAGCCTGTGTCTCATGCGAGCAAGACAAGTCTCAAAACTTGTCAGGGTTAAGGTTTTCACTCTTTCCCCTCTCCCCTCTTCCCCCCACTTTTCCCTCTCCCCTCATCCCTTCCTACTGTCAGAGGCCAGGGGATGGAGGTGAGTATTTGCTGGGCGCCGAACAGGATCATGAAGAAGAGGATGGTGGTGAGGATCCACAGAGTGACAGCCACAAACATCACCCAGCCATACACTGGCAACACCGTGTAGGGGGCGCTGGCTATCAGCGCCCACTGGAGCAGCCCAGAAATCTAGCGTggtgagaaagagaaaacaagaaaCAAGACAGACCATGTAAGAAGAAGATAGCGATGCAGTTAGAAAgcaacttaaaggaatacttcacccacaaaatgacaactTGTATATCAATTAGTTATGCTGTGCTAccttaaatttgtgaagaagactttgtttttctcgcatgtctCCACAGAAGATGGCAAACATTGATTTATTGGTGaccaaacatgcattttcacttagaaaaaaaaaacaaaaacaaaaaaaaaaccagtcCAGCTTTGAAAAGTGCATTGATTAGTTTCActctcagttcagttttaaatagtaaggttttagagaaaatgcatgtgtttgggaagcaatGGGCAAATGACTGGATAAATTAGACTTGGATTATGTTGCACTCTGAGCTGAGTGAAAGTTTGTCAACAGATCtgttgatacagttttgctgttgttaaacattgtcagtaatcaatcaataaatcaatatgttcgtCATTTTCTTCCATAAAGGCATGTGaggaaaacagttttcttcacaaattcactgtagcacaacaacaaatacaaatggtcattttggggggtgaagttttcctttaaaggtgctaaaattaaaaactttaactgttaaaatatgaaaagtagacattttaaaacattgatATATAATTATTCAATAAACTGTGTATGAATGAGACCACACTGGGGAGAACGTGTAGACTCTATCGCACACAGTTGTGTTATTGGTCACTGTAATTATTCCTCCTCTTCACACTGGCGGTGAACTGATTTCTTTGTGTGACTCCAATGTAAGAGACTGGGGAAATCCACAGTCTCAGTGCTCAGGGCTAAAATGATTTGTTAAGTAAACCAAAGTTTATATGAGGCTTCAGTAGTatgagtctaagtggacatcTTCAAACGCTTGTCTTTTAAACTTGCATAAGTctattttttggccacttgaggACAGCacaacaaactgtaaacacaacaccaaCATATTATTACCTTAGTGTGTTGATGTGGTTAACATGTTAGGAAACAGTTTCCTATCAAACATTAGCAAAGTTTGGAGTTTTGTTTCAGCCACCTAATGAAATTAAGTCCAGTATTCACTCTCTTTGGTTCTTTGATATTACACAACtttatttgatcaatttgttcattaaaaaaatgttgatcgATCTGACCACCAATGACTCCACTGAAAGTACACTGCTGAGGAAGTCAAAGCAGATTGAGAAGTTTGAAATATTTCCTGGTTTTTGGTGGGGCTGTATGAACTGTTTTCAGTGTGCCAGCCTCCAACATGCCTGTTAATGTGCAGAATAAACTGTCAAATaatttaaacacaacatttgATGTGCACATAAGCACAGGGGGTTCTGTGGTCATTTTACAACGGTCTGATGCTGGTTGCACAAAATTCAACCACAGACCTGCAATGTCTGATTATGGCTTAACAGTGCGCAACATTAGGTAAGAGAATGCGGCTGGAACTGATACCTGCGGCCTTCAGTTGGCTGTAAAGAGGTTCAGCAGTGAAAAGGCCTTCAGTATAGTACTACTAAGTGTCATGACAGACAGCTTTACTCTGCCTCTCTGGTATTAACGCTATGGTTGA is part of the Epinephelus lanceolatus isolate andai-2023 chromosome 5, ASM4190304v1, whole genome shotgun sequence genome and encodes:
- the pllp gene encoding plasmolipin, with protein sequence MADFPSKVTTETSSPNSQSSQQGGNSLSGLTANMTNRMDISFIRSIPAILMLVEIISGLLQWALIASAPYTVLPVYGWVMFVAVTLWILTTILFFMILFGAQQILTSIPWPLTVMTYHATAAGLYLFAFTANAASVHAFYFTYYYGRMAAAAFFGAVAAVAYGGSAYLSYMDWKGDGGNAATNTVPT